Proteins encoded together in one Ipomoea triloba cultivar NCNSP0323 chromosome 4, ASM357664v1 window:
- the LOC116016051 gene encoding uncharacterized protein LOC116016051 has protein sequence MAADDDQDFSFPATTDALLPPRFIESPPLWWTNSVASRRERLRKGGENGGKFDRTNSFSPLVSKKAYHVQRKSFSFVERGATRRKVIEDDHSSDDEDEEEEKMDMLWEDYFDEEMKRSSKVQVEISNSNHHHNLAPRGKNNNKVECKCVRALKLSKATKMPSIEFFINLLKKVWRRISGMVEEN, from the exons ATGGCCGCCGATGATGATCAGGACTTCAGCTTCCCAGCCACCACCGATGCGCTGCTGCCGCCGCGCTTCATTGAATCGCCGCCTCTTTGGTGGACGAACTCGGTGGCCTCCCGCCGCGAAAGGCTCCGCAAAGGAGGAGAAAATGGGGGGAAGTTTGATAGAACTAACAGCTTCTCCCCATTAGTTTCCAAGAAAGCCTATCATGTGCAGAGAAAGAGCTTTTCTTTCGTGGAGCGGGGCGCGACGAGGAGGAAGGTTATTGAGGATGATCATAGCAgcgatgatgaagatgaagaggaGGAGAAGATGGATATGTTGTGGGAGGATTACTTCGATGAAGAGATGAAGAGAAGTAGTAAGGTGCAGGTTGAAATTTCTAATTCCAATCATCATCACAATTTGGCTCCGAgagggaaaaataataataaggttgAGTGTAAGTGTGTTCGAGCCTTGAAGTTGTCCAAAGCTACCAAAATGCCAAGCATAGAGTTTTTCATCAATCTCTTGAAGAAG GTTTGGAGGAGGATTTCAGGCATGGTCGaggaaaattaa
- the LOC116016052 gene encoding uncharacterized protein LOC116016052, which produces MYLKETTGGSSRRSQVRCSIGDGLEAAVDVAAVFVVQCRCSVLLAADLPLADGLEARCLLWTARDESKKEQMSIVLRFVNRDGFIQERFFGVVHVSDTMASTLKESIFSILSRHNLDVQNIRGQGYDGASNMCGEWNGLKPLILDECPYAYYRNDKLKVAHASNIAHLLSIDELESVRGLNQIGSLQKSGDTRWSSHLKSISSLMRMYSATCEVLLNIVEDGTTHAHRGDVDAAYENLRDSGWDELVASVKSFCETVNITVPDFDAQYIARRGRARHQQDELTIGHHYKFDIFNSVIDSQLQELSNRFDDKAMELIILNSSLDPKEMRISFKVDDVCKLVEKFYPQDFEDYDILQLRTQLEHFEHVQQLPDFRRLESISDLCQWLVKTRKSNIYPLVFRVVTLILTLPVSISTTERSFFAMNIVKTTLRNKMEDEFLNYCLLVYIEKQIAKQFSIDSIIDDFRDMQERRSKF; this is translated from the exons atGTACCTGAAGGAGACGACCGGAGGGAGCTCACGCCGTAGTCAGGTTCGCTGCTCTATTGGAGATGGTCTGGAGGCCGCCGTAGACGTTGCTGCGGTGTTCGTTGTTCAATGTCGCTGTTCGGTGCTCTTGGCGGCAGATCTGCCACTCGCCGATGGTCTGGAGGCTCGCTGTTTGTTGTGGACAG CTCGAGATGAATCAAAGAAGGAACAAATGTCAATTGTCTTGAGATTTGTAAATAGAGATGGTTTTATACAAGAACGTTTCTTTGGAGTTGTTCATGTTAGCGACACTATGGCATCAACATTGAAAGAATCTATCTTTTCTATCTTATCTCGacataatcttgatgttcaaaatATTCGGGGACAAGGTTATGATGGTGCAAGTAACATGTGTGGAGAATGGAATGGATTGAAACCTTTAATCTTGGATGAATGTCCTTATGCTTATTAT CGCAATGACAAGTTGAAAGTTGCACATGCCTCAAATATTGCTCATTTGCTTAGTATTGATGAGCTTGAAAGTGTGAGGGGTCTTAATCAAATTGGTTCTTTACAAAAGTCGGGTGATACTCGTTGGAGTTCTCATTTGAAATCTATTTCAAGTTTGATGAGAATGTATAGTGCAACATGTGAAGTTTTACTTAATATTGTTGAAGATGGAACTACACATGCTCACCGTGGAGATGTCGATGCAGCTTATGAG AATTTAAGAGATAGTGGATGGGATGAATTAGTTGCAAGTGTGAAGTCTTTTTGTGAAACTGTCAACATAACTGTGCCAGACTTTGATGCTCAATATATTGCAAGAAGAGGTAGGGCTAGGCATCAACAAGATGAATTAACAATTGGACATCATTacaaatttgatattttcaaTTCCGTGATTGATTCTCAGTTGCAAGAGTTGAGCAATAGATTTGATGATAAAGCAATGGAGTTAATTATTCTCAATTCATCATTAGATCCAAAAGAGATGCGTATATCATTTAAAGTTGATGATGTTTGCAAGTTGGTAGAGAAGTTTTATCCTCAAGACTTTGAAGATTATGATATTTTACAATTGAGAACACAACTTGAACATTTTGAACATGTGCAACAACTTCCTGATTTCAGAAGACTAGAAAGTATTTCTGATCTATGCCAATGGTTGGTGAAAACTAGAAAATCGAACATATATCCTCTTGTGTTCAGAGTAGTAACTCTCATTCTCACACTTCCAGTATCTATATCTACTACAGAACGATCTTTTTTTGCCATGAATATAGTAAAGACTACACTTCGTAACAAGATGGAAGAtgaatttcttaattattgttTGCTAGTATACATTGAAAAACAAATTGCAAAACAATTTAGTATAGATTCAATTATAGATGATTTTCGTGACATGCAAGAGAGACGTTCTAAATTTTAG